The Acutalibacter muris genomic sequence CGTATCTGGTCTGCGGCACCGAGAGGGCCTTGCTAATAGACACGGGCCTTGGCGAGGGTGATCTGCCCGCGCTTATAGAGAGCCTGACGCCCCTGCCGGTGGAGGTGGCTGTGACTCACCCACACGAGGACCATATGGCCCAGGCGCACTGCTTCCCCAAAACCTGGCTCCACCGGCGGGACATTGAGTCTATGGAAAGGAACAGGCGGCAGATGGAGGAGGTATTCGGCAGGACCCTGGCCCCCGCCCCGAAGGCCGAACAGTTTTGCCCCCTTGAGGACGGCACGGTGATAGACCTGGGCGGTGGAGTGCAGCTCGAGGCGGTGGAGCTTGGAGGGCATACGCCAAACTCTGTGGTGTTCATAGACCGGGCCCATAAGAGCATCTTCACAGGGGACGCCATTGGGTCAGGGTTCATTGTGCTGATGATTTGCGGCAGGAACGAGTGGCGGCAGGTTATATCCCATTATAAAGAGGAACTGGGGCGCTTTATGAAAAGACTCCCCGGCCTTGAGGACTTCGCCTGGTACGGAGGACATTTCCTTCAGGAGAACGGCTGCGACCTGGACCGGCAGGAGGATTATCTCAGCGGCCAGTCCTCGTATTATCTGCCTATCTCCGGGGGGATAATAAGGGATATGAAGGAGCTGTGTGAAAGGCTTCTCTCCGGGGAGATATCGGAGGAGAAGATACTCACGGAGCCCGGGCACTACTGTGAGCATAAAAGTGCCGGGATGATATTCAGGCTTACGGACTAGATGAAGCTGCTCAATATACGCCTGAAGCCAAAGTTCATGCTGGTGTTCTGCTCGCTTATGCTGTTCTCGGTGGTGACGGTGCTGGCTACGTCGGTGTATGTATTCCGCCAGTATGAGGAGGAGCTCTATAGGAACACCTCCCAGTTTCTCAACATGAGCATAGATTCCATCGAACAGGAGCTTTCCGCTGTGGACAAGACCAGCGCCTATGTGGTTACGGGAGATGTGGTGCAGGATATACTACGGGACCCGGGGCTTGACTTTTCCACCAGGGAGCCGGTCTATCCATTCGGGCGGGCCTATCTGTCATTGAACGACCTGCTTTTAAACCACTACGGCCGGCTTCCCTACGTGCTCTCTGCGGCGGTCTGCGTTAATGGGAAGAGCCTTGGCATAGGAGACGCTTATGCCATGGAGGCTGCGCTTATAGAGGAGCTCACTCTGGAGGCCTCAAAGGGCGGGGGCAGGCCGGTGCTCCATGAGAGCGGGGGCAGGCTCTTTTATGTGCGCAGCATTGTAAGCATGAGGGAGATGAATATGCGGCCCATAGGGCTTCTGGCGCTCCAGGTAGATTTGCAGAGGATCGTGTCCGACAGCCTTAAAAGCCGGGAAAACCTGAATTACCAGCCGGAGATCGTCATATTCTCAAAGAACGGCGGCCTGCTTTTCACCAGCTTCACCGAGGCAGGAGAGGAATTTCGGGTCCAGCCCGCCGAAAACGGATACCGGGTCTGCCGCCTGGAGGGACGGGACTACTTTGTCAGCTACGCGACCCACTCGGCCTTTGGCATGAGCTACGCCATGTACCTGCCCTTCGACTCAGTGGCCCGCTCCCTGCGGCTTTTGAGAACCATGACCTTTGTCGCGGCGGTGTTGGTCATGCTGGTGAATACCCTGTTCTGCTCAAAGCTTGTGTCCCAGATAATACAGCAGTTTAACGTGCTGGTCACTAAAATGCGCCTGTTCCAGGCGGGGCGCTATGAAGAGCTTGACAGGTATAGAAGCGACAACCGCAAAGACGAGGTGGGTTATCTCAACCGCTCCTTTGACAAGATGGCCGGGGACGTGAAAAGGCTGGTGGAGGAAAATTATCTGACAAAGATCGCCGTACAGGAGGCCCAGCTGAAATCTCTGCAAAACCAGATAGACCCCCACTTCCTGTTTAATATCCTGCAGACCATCAACTGGAAAGCGAAGACGGGCAAGCAGGAGGAGATATCCCATATTACCGAGGCCCTGGGAAAGATACTGCGTTACACTCTCTATAAAAAGGAGACTTTGGTGCCCCTGCGGGAGGAGTTGGAGATAGTTGAAGGATATGTCTCCATACAGAAGTACAGATACGGCGAGCGGCTCAGCGTGCTGATAGAGGCGCCAAAGAAATGGGGCGGGGCCATGATACCGCCGATGGCCCTGCAGAACCTGGCGGAAAACTCCATAAAGCACGCTCTGGAGAATATGCTGGAGCCCTGTGTGATAAGGATCGGCGCGGGGGAGAGCGGCGATGAGCTGCTGCTGTTTGTGGAGGACAACGGCCCGGGGATAGACGAAGATACACTTAAAAAACTGGAGAACCCGGCGGGGGCGGACGAGGGGATAGGCCTTATCAATATCCGAAAAAGGCTTTCGCTGCTGCTGGGAGAACGGTACACACTGCGGGTATATAACACCGGCCGGGGGACCCGCGCGGAGCTCCTGCTGCCGAAGCCCGGGGATGAGAAGTGGCGCTGAGAAAGGAGCTGGTCCCATGCTGGATTTACTGCTGGTAGACGACGAGAAGGACGTGCTGGAGGCTATGGCAGGCACAATTAAGTGGGAGAATTACGGCGTGCGGCTGACGGGCACCTGCGAGAACGCCATAGAAGCTCTGCGCTTTATGGAGGTCTCGCCCCCGGACATAGTTATCACCGATGTGAAAATGCCGGTGATGGATGGGATTGAGATGATAAAGCAGGCCAAGGAGATGGGGATCAAGGCGGAATTTGTCATACTCTCCGGCTTCAGCGAGTTTGAGTTCGCCCAGAGGGCTATGAGCTTCGGCATACGGTACTACCTTCTGAAGCCCTGTGGGGAGAAGGAACTGGGGGAGGTGCTGGAGAGGGTGCAGAAGGACTGCGCAAAGCGCCCGAGGGCGGCTTTCCCTGCTCCTGACCCCGAGGCCTCCGCACCCCAAAAGAGCCAGCATTTCGTGGACGAGATTATCGAGTATGTGAACCAAAACCTGAGCGACAGCCGCCTTAGCCTGAAGTGGATAGCCAACAACCTGGTCTTCCGCAACGAGGACTATGTGGGAAAGGCCTTTGCCGCCCACACCGGCGAAAACTTCCTGACATACCTTAACCGCCGGAGGATCCAGAGGGCCAAGGAGCTGCTGGAGCCGGGGAAGGACAACAAGATATACGCCGTGGCCGAGGAGATAGGGCTTGGACATAATCCCAGGTATTTCAGCAAGCTTTTTAAGAAGTATGTCGGGTGCAGTCCGCGGGAGTATCAGGCGGGCAAGCGGCTGCAAAAATGATGAATAGTTTGCAGATGTGGGTATCGCTAAAGAGTGGACTGACTATACAGTTGCAGGCGATGAAAGGTTTAGAGAGCGTTGCAATCTTTTTTTGAAGATTGCAGCGTTTTTCTTTTGCGTGAGTTTGGCAAAACAGCTTTTTCTCCGTAGTAAGGGATAAGGGCATAAAGGATAAAAACATTCGTAGCAATCTTAGGAACAGTGGGCGAAAATCCACAATCTGAAACAGGCAGCTAAGGATGGCCTCGTCGTCCGTCATGTTGCGGACGATACAAGGCATATTTGCAAACCCGGCCAGCTCACTGGCCCGCTGGCGGCGGTGGCCCGCGATGATTTCATAGCCGCCGCCCTCCCGGGGACGCACCAGCGCGGGCTGGTGTAAGCCGTTGTCCTTGACGGACTCCACAAGCCCTTTCATTTCCGCATCGTCCCGCACCCCAAAGGGATGGTCTTTGAACGGGAACAGCTCCGAGAGGTTGAGATAGACAATCTCTTCCTTTTCGGCGTGGGTCGCGTCACGGGGCTGGGGCGGCTGTTCCGGCGCAGGAGCGGCGGGGGCCTCTTCCTTGTCCTTTACCGTGGCGGCCTTTCCACCCTTGCTTTGGGACAATTTGGAGCTGTTGACAAAGTGCCTGAAATAAAGGGACAAGGGAGATTTCAGGCAAGAAAAAAGATGCCTTTCGGCATCACACTGAGTGTTTAATCATTCTTTTGAGGTTCAAGGCCGCGGCGGAAAGGAGACAGTGGTCCTCCGCTGCCTCTAAACCTCGCCGCAGGAGACGCGTCAGGTTGTGTCCCCATTTCTGTGCGGCAAAAGTACCCTCACACCAGATCTGCCGCTGCTTCAGCGCCTCCCGGTAATCCGGCTCCCATCGCCTGGAGAAATGTTCTTGAACAACAGTCTTGAAATAACTGTCCTGGAGCTTTCTGGCGCCGGCCTTGTCCGTCTCATTCAAACATTTCTGCCGCAAAGGACAACTGCCGCAGTCTTTCTTTTCCGCCCAGTATTCCCAGAACAGCCCGCTGCCACTTCGATACAGCCGCTTGCGCCGCAGTTCTTTCCCGTTAGGGCACAAGTATACGTCCCGCTGTTCGTTATAGGTGAATGCATCCCGCTTC encodes the following:
- a CDS encoding MBL fold metallo-hydrolase; translation: MKAKEYKIGKLNCRFWSGEAGLPLLVVLDEPEYRARPEIFLDERFQERHPCALLWVQSEEDLTEWEQGRDLRTLLFELEQETDGCRRYLVGGAAAWAIGSRFPRLFAGVLALGGRGDPYAARNMKFTPVWAFGQGEPEDRKVPAAPKYLAAAIRTCGGQCVRYTNVPEGDVWSACFGNDAVVDWLFRQDRKNAFEVTYLCPGLFRIDDYFTSSAYLVCGTERALLIDTGLGEGDLPALIESLTPLPVEVAVTHPHEDHMAQAHCFPKTWLHRRDIESMERNRRQMEEVFGRTLAPAPKAEQFCPLEDGTVIDLGGGVQLEAVELGGHTPNSVVFIDRAHKSIFTGDAIGSGFIVLMICGRNEWRQVISHYKEELGRFMKRLPGLEDFAWYGGHFLQENGCDLDRQEDYLSGQSSYYLPISGGIIRDMKELCERLLSGEISEEKILTEPGHYCEHKSAGMIFRLTD
- a CDS encoding sensor histidine kinase translates to MKLLNIRLKPKFMLVFCSLMLFSVVTVLATSVYVFRQYEEELYRNTSQFLNMSIDSIEQELSAVDKTSAYVVTGDVVQDILRDPGLDFSTREPVYPFGRAYLSLNDLLLNHYGRLPYVLSAAVCVNGKSLGIGDAYAMEAALIEELTLEASKGGGRPVLHESGGRLFYVRSIVSMREMNMRPIGLLALQVDLQRIVSDSLKSRENLNYQPEIVIFSKNGGLLFTSFTEAGEEFRVQPAENGYRVCRLEGRDYFVSYATHSAFGMSYAMYLPFDSVARSLRLLRTMTFVAAVLVMLVNTLFCSKLVSQIIQQFNVLVTKMRLFQAGRYEELDRYRSDNRKDEVGYLNRSFDKMAGDVKRLVEENYLTKIAVQEAQLKSLQNQIDPHFLFNILQTINWKAKTGKQEEISHITEALGKILRYTLYKKETLVPLREELEIVEGYVSIQKYRYGERLSVLIEAPKKWGGAMIPPMALQNLAENSIKHALENMLEPCVIRIGAGESGDELLLFVEDNGPGIDEDTLKKLENPAGADEGIGLINIRKRLSLLLGERYTLRVYNTGRGTRAELLLPKPGDEKWR
- a CDS encoding response regulator transcription factor, which encodes MLDLLLVDDEKDVLEAMAGTIKWENYGVRLTGTCENAIEALRFMEVSPPDIVITDVKMPVMDGIEMIKQAKEMGIKAEFVILSGFSEFEFAQRAMSFGIRYYLLKPCGEKELGEVLERVQKDCAKRPRAAFPAPDPEASAPQKSQHFVDEIIEYVNQNLSDSRLSLKWIANNLVFRNEDYVGKAFAAHTGENFLTYLNRRRIQRAKELLEPGKDNKIYAVAEEIGLGHNPRYFSKLFKKYVGCSPREYQAGKRLQK